A genomic region of Prionailurus bengalensis isolate Pbe53 chromosome D1, Fcat_Pben_1.1_paternal_pri, whole genome shotgun sequence contains the following coding sequences:
- the P2RY6 gene encoding P2Y purinoceptor 6 → MEWDNGTGQAPGSPPTTCVYQENFKRLLLPPVYSVVLAAGLPLNACVIAQISTSRRALTRTAVYTLNLALADLLYACSLPLLIYNYAQGDHWPFGDLACRLVRFLFYANLHGSILFLTCISFQRYLGICHPLAPWHKRGGRRAAWVVCGAVWLAVATQCLPTALFAATGVQRNRTVCYDLSPPALASHYMPYGMALTVIGFLLPFAALLACYCRLAYHLCRQDGPAGPVARERRGKAARMAVVVAAAFAISFLPFHVTKTAYLAVRSTSGVPCPVLEAFAAAYKVTRPFASANSVLDPILFYFTQKKFRRRPHELLQKLTAKWQRRGP, encoded by the coding sequence ATGGAGTGGGACAACGGGACAGGACAGGCCCCGGGCTCACCGCCCACCACCTGTGTCTACCAAGAGAACTTCAAGAGACTGCTACTGCCACCTGTGTACTCAGTGGTGCTGGCGGCTGGCCTGCCACTGAACGCCTGTGTCATCGCCCAGATCAGCACATCCCGCCGGGCCCTGACCCGCACGGCCGTGTACACCCTGAACCTGGCCCTGGCCGATCTGCTCTACgcctgctccctgcccctgctcatctACAACTATGCCCAAGGTGACCACTGGCCCTTTGGCGACCTCGCCTGCCGCCTGGTCCGCTTCCTGTTTTACGCCAACCTACACGGTAGCATCCTCTTCCTCACCTGCATCAGTTTCCAGCGCTACCTGGGCATCTGCCACCCACTGGCCCCCTGGCACAAGCGTGGGGGCCGCCGCGCCGCCTGGGTAGTGTGTGGGGCTGTGTGGCTGGCTGTGGCGACCCAGTGTCTGCCCACAGCCCTCTTTGCTGCCACAGGCGTCCAGCGTAACCGCACTGTCTGCTACGACCTGAGCCCGCCTGCCCTGGCCTCCCACTATATGCCCTACGGCATGGCCCTCACGGTCATCGGCTTTCTGCTGCCCTTTGCCGCCCTGCTGGCCTGCTACTGCCGCCTGGCTTACCATCTGTGCCGCCAGGACGGCCCAGCAGGGCCAGTGGCCCGGGAGCGGCGTGGCAAGGCAGCCCGCATGGCGGTGGTGGTGGCAGCCGCCTTTGCCATCAGCTTCCTGCCCTTCCACGTCACCAAGACAGCCTACCTGGCGGTGCGCTCTACATCTGGGGTCCCCTGCCCTGTGCTGGAGGCCTTTGCAGCTGCCTACAAAGTCACACGGCCCTTTGCCAGTGCCAACAGCGTGCTGGATCCCATTCTCTTCTACTTCACTCAGAAGAAGTTCCGCCGGAGGCCACATGAGCTGCTGCAGAAACTCACGGCCAAGTGGCAGCGACGGGGTCCGTGA